In Candidatus Hydrogenedentota bacterium, the sequence TCGTCGCCGAAGGTCCGGCGGTGGTAAAGCGCATTTCGGACGGACTAGAAAACCGGGGCGATGTTCCCTCGCTGATGAATCTGGTGAAGGGCCTCGGTCCGCACGAGTTTCGCCGGTTGGAGGAGCAAATCGGGATCGAGAAACCTGGCGGCAAGAAGGCCGCTGCGGAAGAGTTGGTCTCGCGCGGGTATCAGCATCCGGACTCGATCGTCGAATACGTTGCCTCGCGCGGGTTCTCGCCCGCCGCGCGCGAGATTTTCGACATCGTGTGGCAAACGAAACCGGGCGTTCTGCCGACGGCCGCGATCCGCAGCGCGGCCGCCGGCAAGTCGGACTACGCCGTCGAACAGGCGCTGCTCGAATTGTTTAACGGCTTTGCACTCTTCGAGATGTTCCGGTTCGACAGCGAAGACCGGCTCGTGCGTGTCGCGGGGATTCTCTCGGAACTGCGGCAGTGGCGCGAGTCCTCGCGATCGAACGGCGCCGCCAAGTTCGGACTGCGACAGATTAAGGGCAAGCCGGATGACGTCGACGTGCGTGGGCTCGATTTGTCCGACCGCATCTGCCGTCTTGTCGCAGCCATTGCCGCGCGGCCCGTGCGCATGCGCGGCGACGGCGAATTGTTCCGGGAGGACCGGCGCAGGCTTGAAGACTTGTGCGGCGACGATCTGGAACCCTCGCTGCAGACGTGCCTCTGGATGGCGCAGGGCGTGGGCTGGCTCGCGCGCGTGGACAACGAACTGCGGGCGGGCGAACCCGAGCAACTTATCGAACTCGATCGCGTGGGCCGCCACCACGTGTTGTTCGATTGGCTCATGACGACCGGAAGCGAGAACGCGTCACGCCGCCGCATGGCGACACTGCTTGAGGAACTAAAGCCGGACGCGTGGTACCCGGTCACGGATTTTGTGGACTACGCGCAACGGCAGAACCTCGATGGGGAGCGTCCGCAGATCAAGAACGCCGGCGGGCACTGGCACTACGTCGGCTCGAGCGGCGGCAACACCGAGCGCAGTCTCGCGCGGTCCCTCGAAGAAACGTTTCTGTGGCTTGGCCTTGTCGATCGGGCGCAAGACGCGTCGCGCGGGTTGTTCCGGCTGACGCCGCTCGGCCGCGCCTTCATCAGCGGAGGCGACCGCAAATCGCTTTCAAAACAGTTTCCGGAGCGCCAGGGCGAGATCATCGTCCAACCGAATTTCGATATCGTCGTACCGTCGCAGGACATGGACCCGCTGCTCACCGTCCCACTCGATCAGTTCGCCGTCCGCGGCAGTACGGGCCTCGCCACGGTGTACACGCTGACGAAGGATTCGTTCACACGCGCGGTGCAGGATGGGCACGACGGCGACGCGTTCGTAAAATTCCTGCTCGAACACAACCGCGGCGGATCGCTTCCGTCAAATGTGCTCACGACGCTCGACGACTGGCGCGGCGGCATGAAACGTGTCCGCCTGCGTACGGTCCACGTGCTCGAATCGGACGACCCGCTCGTGATGGCCGACCTGCTCCACCGCCGGCGGTTCAACAAGCACTTCGAGCAGCTCGACCCGCACAAAACCGTCGCCGTCGCCCGCATCTCGAAAGCCGACCTCGCCAAGGAATTGGAGAAAGAAGGCTTCGTGGTCGATTAGAGGACCGCGCGCGGCGTGGCGGTTCATCACTTGCGCGCGCACCACGCCCTCGCTACTCTATGTCGCATGGAGCTTTCTCAGACACTCAGCACGGCGCTTGGCGTGTGTATTTGCGCCTGCATTCTTGTTGCGTTTGTAGTGCAGCGCCAATGGATTCGGGGGGCGTGGAAGCGCGGCATGGAGGCCTACGAACGCAAGGATTTCGCCGAAGTGCGCAATGCGTTCCGCTACGTCGTGAAGAAATACCCCGGCTGGGCGATGGCGCGCCGAATGCTCGCGCGCGGGCTTGCCGGCCTTGGCCAACACGCGGAAGCCGAGCAGGAACTGCGGCTGGCCGCGCAACTTGAACCGCGCAACGCCGAGGGGCACATCGATCTCGCGATCTTTCTCGCGTCCCTCCCGCGCGACCGCCACGAGGAAGCCGTTGCGTGCATCGAGACCGCGCTCGGCGTAGCGCCGGAAATGCGCCCCGCGGTGGCCACGCTGCCGCAGTTGCGCGCATTGCATTCGCACCCGCAGTTCCGAATGCTGGCGGGGCTGCCGGACGCCGAGATTTCGGCTGCGAGACTGAACTGACGGGACGGTCTGGGTATGCCATTGACGTTTGATCGCGATTCGCTCAAGTTCCACTTCCGCGACGAAGGGACCGGTGTGCCGTTCGTCTATCAACACGGTCTCGGCGCGGACGTGTCGCAGCCCTTCTCGTTCTTTGTCGGCGGGCACCGCGGCATTCGCCTGATATCGATGGATTGCCGCGCACACGGACAGACGCGCCCCCTTGGCCCGGAGGACAAGCTCAACATCGGCGCCCTTGCGGACGACGTAGTAGCGTTGATGGATTTCCGAAAAGTCGAGCAGGCCGTTGTGGGCGGCATCTCGATGGGCGCGGCCATCGCCATGAACATAGTATTGCGCTATGCCGACCGTGTGCGCGCGCTCGTGCTGCAACGTCCCGCGTGGCTCGGCCAGCCGATGCCCGCCAATCTGCGCGTGCTGGTACTGATAGGCGAGCTCATTCGGGAACACGGCGCGCAGCGCGGAAAGGAGGTGTTCAGGGCAACGCCCGAATACGCCGCGCTGCAAAAGGAGTCGCCCGATACCGCGGCATCGAATCTCGCGCAGTTTGACCATCCGCGCGCGGACGAGACGGCGATCAAGCTCATTAGAATCCCGAACGACGCGCCCTGCGCCGACCGCGCGTGGAAAGCGATCAAAGTGCCGACGCTCGTTCTCGCGAACCGCGTCGATCCGGTCCATCCCTACGCATTCGGGGAGACGCTGGCCAAGGAAATCCCCGGCGCGAAGTTCGCCGAGGTAACATCGAAGTCGCTGAGCATCGAGCGCCATACCGCCGACGTGCGCGCGCGCATCGAAGATTTTCTCCTGGCGCTGCCGTAGCGCCGGCCAATTGGCTTGGCCGCTCGCCTTCCGTGTAGTCTGTACCGTCCGC encodes:
- a CDS encoding helicase-associated domain-containing protein, whose protein sequence is MRHGASLIAALEGMSRPAFRIAKELTLNSRSGLTVRFLSKKLELPEEEIEYIIDVNHRIFFTDITKVKLVAEGPAVVKRISDGLENRGDVPSLMNLVKGLGPHEFRRLEEQIGIEKPGGKKAAAEELVSRGYQHPDSIVEYVASRGFSPAAREIFDIVWQTKPGVLPTAAIRSAAAGKSDYAVEQALLELFNGFALFEMFRFDSEDRLVRVAGILSELRQWRESSRSNGAAKFGLRQIKGKPDDVDVRGLDLSDRICRLVAAIAARPVRMRGDGELFREDRRRLEDLCGDDLEPSLQTCLWMAQGVGWLARVDNELRAGEPEQLIELDRVGRHHVLFDWLMTTGSENASRRRMATLLEELKPDAWYPVTDFVDYAQRQNLDGERPQIKNAGGHWHYVGSSGGNTERSLARSLEETFLWLGLVDRAQDASRGLFRLTPLGRAFISGGDRKSLSKQFPERQGEIIVQPNFDIVVPSQDMDPLLTVPLDQFAVRGSTGLATVYTLTKDSFTRAVQDGHDGDAFVKFLLEHNRGGSLPSNVLTTLDDWRGGMKRVRLRTVHVLESDDPLVMADLLHRRRFNKHFEQLDPHKTVAVARISKADLAKELEKEGFVVD
- a CDS encoding alpha/beta fold hydrolase; this encodes MPLTFDRDSLKFHFRDEGTGVPFVYQHGLGADVSQPFSFFVGGHRGIRLISMDCRAHGQTRPLGPEDKLNIGALADDVVALMDFRKVEQAVVGGISMGAAIAMNIVLRYADRVRALVLQRPAWLGQPMPANLRVLVLIGELIREHGAQRGKEVFRATPEYAALQKESPDTAASNLAQFDHPRADETAIKLIRIPNDAPCADRAWKAIKVPTLVLANRVDPVHPYAFGETLAKEIPGAKFAEVTSKSLSIERHTADVRARIEDFLLALP